The following proteins come from a genomic window of Mariniflexile sp. TRM1-10:
- the porV gene encoding type IX secretion system outer membrane channel protein PorV: MKNQLLLLIAFVFVLKASAQEVIPLPNQDRRVITTGVPFILIAPDARAASMGDMGVATSVDAFSQQWNPSKYVFSETKSGVGVSYTPYLSKLVNDIFLGNVTYFNRLDERSAFAASFKYFSLGDIEFVADEFSEALIQRPNELTIDASYALRLSEQFAMSVAMRYLRSDLRLDGVDGDTTPASTFGVDISGYYQSEEEAYADFNGRWRMGFALQNIGPKFKYDEGGEENFQPTNLRLGAGFDFIFDQYNKVAVTAEVTKLLVPTPPIYGFVDSDEDGEYDEGSEEVVIYKGKDPNVSFLSGMFQSFGDAPDGFSEELKEFTWSLGAEYVYQDSFAFRAGYFNESEEKGARKFLALGAGFKANVVNIDLSYLFSASKVQSPLENTLRFSLTFNIGAGEYNEY, translated from the coding sequence ATGAAGAACCAACTATTACTATTAATCGCCTTCGTTTTTGTGTTAAAAGCAAGTGCGCAAGAAGTTATTCCGTTACCAAATCAAGATAGAAGAGTCATCACTACAGGGGTGCCATTCATATTAATTGCACCAGATGCTAGAGCTGCATCAATGGGTGATATGGGTGTTGCTACATCTGTAGATGCATTTTCACAACAATGGAATCCATCAAAATATGTATTTTCAGAAACTAAATCGGGAGTAGGTGTAAGTTATACACCTTATTTAAGCAAATTGGTTAACGATATCTTTTTAGGAAATGTGACCTATTTTAATCGCTTAGATGAGCGTAGTGCATTTGCTGCAAGTTTTAAATATTTTTCTTTAGGAGATATTGAATTTGTTGCCGATGAATTTTCAGAAGCCTTAATACAACGACCAAACGAACTCACTATTGATGCGTCTTACGCGTTACGACTAAGTGAACAATTTGCCATGTCTGTAGCTATGCGATATTTGCGTTCGGATTTAAGATTAGACGGTGTAGATGGTGATACAACTCCGGCAAGTACTTTTGGTGTTGATATTTCAGGATACTATCAAAGTGAAGAGGAAGCCTATGCCGATTTTAATGGACGTTGGAGAATGGGGTTTGCACTTCAAAATATTGGACCAAAATTCAAGTATGATGAAGGTGGTGAAGAAAACTTTCAACCCACCAATTTACGTTTAGGAGCTGGTTTCGATTTTATATTTGATCAATATAATAAAGTAGCGGTAACTGCCGAGGTTACAAAGTTATTGGTGCCTACGCCACCTATCTATGGATTTGTTGATTCAGATGAAGATGGAGAGTATGATGAAGGCTCAGAAGAAGTTGTTATTTACAAAGGAAAAGATCCTAATGTGAGCTTTTTATCAGGAATGTTCCAATCCTTTGGCGATGCACCCGATGGTTTTAGTGAAGAGTTAAAAGAATTTACATGGTCATTAGGAGCAGAATATGTATATCAAGATTCGTTTGCATTCAGAGCAGGTTATTTTAACGAAAGTGAAGAAAAAGGCGCTAGAAAATTTTTAGCATTAGGAGCTGGTTTCAAAGCCAATGTAGTTAATATCGATTTATCATATTTATTCTCGGCATCAAAAGTGCAAAGTCCTTTAGAAAACACATTACGTTTCTCGTTAACCTTTAATATTGGTGCTGGTGAATACAATGAGTATTAA
- a CDS encoding bifunctional folylpolyglutamate synthase/dihydrofolate synthase, translated as MAYQDTLHWMFSQLPMYQRQGQSAFRKDLSNTLKLADRLNHPERHFKTIHVAGTNGKGSVSHMLASILQEAGYKVGLYTSPHLKDFRERIKINGNLVSKQYVTSFINKNKPFFQENSLSFFEMTVGMAFEYFSKQKVDIAVIEVGLGGRLDSTNIITPEVSVITNIGLDHTQFLGTTLEAIAYEKGGIIKPNVPVVIGETQKETAPVFIELANKNNAKILFADAEVIETFTSDLTGIYQSKNIITVIQAIKELQHKGYNISHQNIKEGLLHVVKNTGFMGRWQVLRTHPKVVCDTGHNRDGLSYVMKQLSNEVFDTLHIVFGVVNDKDLTSIIDLLPKNAIYYFCKPDIPRGLDAKELKSILNGYGLKGEAYNSVNEAYNNALDKASSNDFIFIGGSTFVVAEII; from the coding sequence ATGGCGTATCAAGATACACTCCATTGGATGTTTTCGCAACTGCCAATGTATCAACGACAGGGGCAATCGGCATTCAGAAAAGATTTATCAAATACCTTAAAACTAGCCGATCGGTTAAATCATCCAGAAAGGCATTTTAAAACCATTCATGTAGCAGGCACTAACGGAAAAGGCTCAGTAAGCCACATGCTAGCTTCCATTTTACAGGAAGCAGGTTATAAAGTTGGTTTGTACACATCACCACACTTAAAGGATTTTAGAGAGCGTATTAAGATTAATGGCAACCTTGTAAGTAAGCAGTATGTTACCAGTTTTATAAACAAAAACAAGCCTTTTTTTCAAGAAAACTCACTATCTTTTTTTGAAATGACGGTAGGTATGGCATTCGAATATTTTTCGAAACAAAAGGTTGACATTGCTGTTATTGAAGTTGGCCTTGGGGGTCGGTTGGACTCTACAAATATTATAACGCCAGAAGTGTCTGTAATTACTAATATAGGCTTAGATCATACCCAGTTTCTAGGGACCACATTAGAAGCTATTGCTTATGAAAAGGGAGGTATTATAAAACCGAATGTTCCGGTAGTTATAGGTGAAACCCAAAAAGAAACAGCACCTGTTTTTATAGAGTTGGCAAATAAAAATAACGCAAAAATCCTGTTTGCCGATGCTGAGGTTATTGAAACATTTACGTCAGATTTAACAGGTATTTATCAATCAAAAAACATCATTACCGTTATACAGGCTATAAAAGAACTTCAACATAAAGGTTACAATATATCACATCAGAATATAAAGGAAGGCCTGTTGCATGTTGTTAAAAATACGGGCTTCATGGGGCGCTGGCAAGTCTTAAGAACCCATCCTAAAGTGGTTTGTGATACTGGACATAATAGAGATGGTTTAAGTTACGTCATGAAACAGTTGTCAAATGAGGTGTTTGATACCCTACATATTGTTTTTGGGGTTGTAAATGATAAAGATTTAACCTCAATTATAGACCTATTACCAAAGAATGCGATTTATTATTTCTGTAAACCGGATATTCCTCGTGGTTTAGACGCCAAAGAACTTAAAAGTATTTTAAACGGTTATGGACTAAAGGGTGAAGCTTATAATTCTGTTAATGAAGCATATAATAATGCTTTGGATAAGGCATCTTCAAACGATTTTATTTTTATTGGTGGCAGTACATTTGTGGTAGCAGAAATAATTTAA
- a CDS encoding ExbD/TolR family protein, which yields MNIRGRNKVSPEFNMSSMTDIVFLLLIFFMIASTLVSTSAIDILLPKASGKTENKKSVAVSIKADLTYYIDQRRIGESVLETELLAALASEEKPTIVLRAEKSVPVENVVKVMDIANRNKFKVILAVKPN from the coding sequence ATGAACATTAGAGGAAGAAATAAAGTATCACCAGAATTCAATATGTCATCTATGACAGATATTGTTTTTCTGTTACTAATATTTTTTATGATAGCTTCTACATTGGTTTCGACAAGTGCTATTGATATTTTATTACCTAAAGCTAGCGGAAAAACCGAGAACAAAAAGTCTGTAGCTGTTAGTATAAAAGCAGACTTAACTTATTATATCGACCAAAGACGTATAGGCGAAAGTGTTTTAGAAACTGAATTATTAGCAGCATTGGCTTCAGAAGAAAAGCCAACCATTGTTTTAAGAGCTGAAAAATCGGTGCCTGTTGAAAATGTGGTGAAGGTTATGGATATCGCAAATAGAAACAAGTTTAAAGTCATATTAGCCGTAAAGCCCAATTAA
- a CDS encoding energy transducer TonB, with protein sequence MKYFETKHERDSAKLTALITVILLLLLFVVGAPYMDPPEEYGISVNFGTTDFGSGTVQPLKPIKSEPLDINRPTEPEVSKVEPTKAAETKEEVLTADNSEEIAIKKQKEAEAKAKAIADAKAKAEAERIAKEKRELEEKKKKLDALIGGVSKSEGTATGGEGDDNKAGDKGQLDGDPYAPSYFGSGGSGSGGVGYGLNGRGSASYQTLKQDCNESGMVIVKIIVNRNGSVIEAEPGVRGTTNTAACLLEPAKKIALSHKWRPDPNAPTKQIGFVKVNFKLGQ encoded by the coding sequence ATGAAGTATTTCGAAACCAAACATGAAAGAGATTCAGCGAAATTAACGGCGTTAATAACTGTTATATTATTGCTGTTGTTGTTTGTGGTGGGGGCTCCTTACATGGATCCACCGGAAGAATACGGCATTTCAGTAAATTTTGGTACTACCGATTTTGGTTCAGGCACAGTGCAGCCCCTAAAACCTATAAAATCGGAGCCTTTAGATATCAATCGCCCTACAGAACCCGAAGTTTCCAAAGTAGAACCAACAAAAGCTGCTGAAACGAAAGAAGAAGTTTTAACCGCCGATAATTCGGAAGAAATCGCTATAAAGAAACAAAAGGAAGCTGAAGCCAAGGCGAAAGCAATTGCCGATGCCAAAGCTAAGGCAGAAGCAGAAAGAATCGCTAAAGAAAAGCGTGAGTTAGAAGAGAAAAAGAAAAAGTTAGACGCTTTAATTGGCGGTGTTAGTAAATCGGAAGGTACAGCAACAGGTGGTGAAGGCGACGATAATAAAGCAGGCGATAAAGGACAATTGGATGGTGATCCTTATGCACCAAGTTATTTTGGTTCGGGAGGCTCAGGAAGTGGTGGAGTAGGTTATGGACTAAACGGTAGGGGAAGCGCATCATACCAAACACTTAAGCAAGATTGCAACGAGTCTGGAATGGTGATTGTCAAAATAATTGTAAATAGAAACGGTAGTGTTATTGAAGCAGAACCAGGCGTGAGAGGAACGACTAATACTGCGGCATGTTTGCTAGAACCCGCTAAAAAAATAGCCTTATCACATAAATGGCGCCCAGATCCTAATGCGCCTACAAAACAAATAGGTTTTGTAAAAGTAAACTTCAAATTAGGGCAATAA
- the porU gene encoding type IX secretion system sortase PorU — protein sequence MKEKILLLLFISCSVVFAQQQKFTINWESSQKISGGTYTLEVPSFNKENFSFDFDEGLQFVAQWSISNTVNESSITVSNVSYASISKNDLKDLDVNTIPTQLTFSLKNSIARDKQFAIFKLSPIIKEANGSYKKVTSFQINYTVGGTINRVSSLNKISKSNVVTNSVLSTGEWYRFYVDTTGVFKLSKSFLQRLGVKVNDVDPRTIKLYGNGGRMIPNSNAVAYPFDIEENAIKFVGETDGVFNNEDYILFYAEGPKGYNAESNTNINCFTDKTYYYINVSSGLGKRMQPFIQPTGSANLEINTYEDYKFHEIDQYNIAFLGRRWFGDRFDINTNKTFTFDFPDLITSIPVRLKVYVAATSSTQTAMQLLVNGAAITTLSIAGASSPSLANEAAYNNTVNVNASKISVGLNYNKQGNPSALGYLDYISIEATRALNFNNKQFQFKNSMVTSASGIGQYTISNAAKISEIWDVTDIYNVSNLLNSEATSSLSFTANMGVLKTYVAVTPQDYFEPKIDSKTTITNQNIKGTVFLNNQGGFQDVDYIIVAPNNMLNQAERLAQINRSQYNLNVKVFGLDEIYNEFSTGNQDVGAIRNLVKYVYDNASTPEKKIKYLCLFGDGSFDYKNRVPNNTNIVPSWHSYSSFNLTSSFVSDDFYGMMDTNEGTMSTNDKLDIAVGRILADTPQRAKELVDKIELYYNKESFGSWRNNFVVVSDDVDQDWEGILQETTDNVGNLVTQNKPFMNVVKIHSDAYKQETSAGGNRYPQVTNEMVNAIDNGALVVNYFGHGGEDGLAQERILLKTDIEGLRNFNKFNCFVTVTCEFTKFDNPYKETAGEFTYWNKQAGAIGLITTTRQIFVNFAISFNNLLGQYLFSYSDNDTYEDYEYPSMAEALRLTKNNPSITGQSQNRLIFFIGDPAMKLAFPKPNVQLTKINDVPIGQSTDTLKALSYVKLAGEVTDLSGNLLTNYNGTLSVTIYDKDIDRQTLANDGTRLNGELVKLDFKTLGEIIFRGQASVKNGLFEFDFVVPKDISIPVGFGKVSFYSKNDALLEDQAGASVNTVRIGGLNNNAEEDNIGPVIALYMNDENFVSGGITNESPTLLAKLEDANGINTASGIGHDIVAIIDGDETNPIVLNDYYQTEVDDYQKGVVSFPFRDLEPGLHTLTLKAWDVYNNSSIAEIQFVVYDKDEVLKINNVLNYPNPFVNYTEFWFNHNSSAPLNVSIQIFTVSGKLVRTLNGQTSGGAITNSSLSRDLVWDGRDDFGDRIGKGVYIYKLTVQSELLNKKVEKIEKLVIL from the coding sequence ATGAAAGAAAAAATTTTACTTCTATTATTTATTAGTTGTTCTGTTGTATTTGCGCAACAACAAAAATTCACTATTAATTGGGAGTCTTCTCAAAAGATTTCTGGTGGTACTTATACATTAGAAGTCCCATCTTTTAATAAAGAAAATTTCAGTTTTGATTTTGATGAAGGATTACAATTTGTAGCGCAATGGTCTATTTCAAATACCGTAAACGAATCTTCAATTACAGTTAGTAATGTTTCTTATGCATCTATTTCTAAAAACGATTTAAAGGATTTAGATGTTAATACCATTCCTACGCAATTAACCTTTAGTTTAAAAAACTCCATAGCAAGAGATAAGCAGTTTGCTATTTTTAAATTGTCACCTATCATAAAAGAAGCAAACGGGAGTTATAAAAAAGTAACGTCTTTTCAAATTAATTATACAGTAGGGGGTACCATCAATAGAGTTTCCTCATTAAATAAAATAAGTAAAAGCAATGTCGTTACAAATTCAGTTTTAAGTACTGGTGAATGGTACCGATTTTATGTAGATACTACGGGTGTTTTTAAATTATCGAAAAGTTTTTTACAGCGTTTGGGTGTTAAAGTGAATGATGTGGATCCAAGAACCATTAAGTTGTATGGTAATGGTGGACGCATGATTCCAAATTCCAATGCAGTTGCATATCCGTTTGACATTGAGGAAAATGCTATAAAGTTTGTTGGAGAAACGGATGGGGTTTTTAATAACGAAGATTATATTTTGTTTTATGCCGAAGGGCCAAAAGGTTATAATGCAGAAAGCAACACCAATATAAATTGTTTTACCGATAAAACATATTATTATATTAATGTAAGTTCGGGTTTGGGCAAGCGTATGCAACCCTTTATACAGCCAACAGGTTCTGCGAACTTAGAAATTAATACTTATGAAGATTATAAATTTCACGAAATTGATCAATATAACATTGCCTTTTTAGGAAGGCGTTGGTTTGGCGACCGTTTTGATATTAATACAAACAAAACATTTACTTTTGATTTTCCAGATTTAATTACTTCAATACCCGTAAGGTTAAAGGTTTATGTAGCGGCAACTTCATCGACACAAACAGCTATGCAATTGTTGGTGAATGGTGCAGCTATAACGACGTTATCTATAGCGGGTGCGTCTAGTCCAAGTTTGGCAAATGAAGCTGCTTACAATAATACTGTTAATGTAAATGCCTCTAAAATATCGGTAGGGCTGAATTACAACAAACAAGGAAACCCAAGTGCGTTGGGGTATTTAGACTATATTTCTATTGAAGCCACCCGGGCATTAAATTTTAATAATAAACAATTTCAGTTTAAAAATAGTATGGTAACATCGGCGTCAGGTATCGGTCAATATACCATATCCAATGCCGCTAAAATTTCTGAAATATGGGATGTAACCGATATTTATAATGTATCAAATTTATTAAATTCCGAGGCAACTTCAAGTTTAAGCTTTACAGCAAACATGGGCGTTTTAAAAACCTACGTTGCTGTGACTCCGCAAGATTATTTTGAACCTAAAATTGATTCTAAAACAACAATAACGAATCAAAACATAAAAGGAACCGTCTTTTTAAATAACCAAGGAGGGTTTCAGGATGTTGATTATATTATCGTAGCGCCCAACAATATGCTTAATCAAGCGGAACGATTGGCTCAGATAAATAGAAGTCAATACAATTTGAATGTAAAAGTTTTTGGGCTAGACGAAATTTATAATGAGTTTAGCACAGGTAACCAAGATGTGGGCGCTATTCGGAATTTAGTTAAATATGTTTATGATAATGCCAGTACTCCAGAGAAAAAAATAAAATACCTGTGCTTATTTGGCGATGGCTCGTTCGATTATAAAAACAGAGTACCCAACAACACCAATATAGTTCCCTCGTGGCACTCCTACAGTAGCTTTAATTTAACGAGTTCTTTTGTGTCCGATGATTTTTATGGTATGATGGATACCAACGAAGGGACTATGTCAACAAACGATAAGTTAGATATAGCTGTTGGTAGAATTTTGGCCGATACACCACAACGTGCCAAAGAATTGGTTGATAAAATAGAGTTGTATTATAATAAAGAGTCTTTTGGCAGTTGGCGGAATAATTTTGTAGTGGTTTCTGATGATGTAGATCAAGATTGGGAAGGAATACTGCAAGAAACCACCGATAATGTGGGTAATTTGGTTACGCAGAATAAGCCATTTATGAATGTGGTTAAAATCCATTCTGATGCTTACAAACAAGAAACATCTGCTGGTGGTAATAGATATCCACAAGTAACTAATGAGATGGTAAATGCCATTGATAATGGTGCGCTTGTGGTTAATTATTTTGGTCATGGCGGTGAAGATGGGTTGGCTCAAGAGCGTATTTTGTTAAAAACCGATATAGAAGGACTTCGTAATTTTAACAAATTTAATTGCTTTGTAACAGTAACCTGCGAGTTTACAAAGTTTGATAATCCGTATAAAGAAACGGCTGGCGAGTTTACTTATTGGAACAAACAAGCAGGCGCCATTGGCTTAATTACCACAACAAGGCAAATATTTGTGAATTTTGCCATTTCGTTTAATAATTTATTGGGACAATATTTGTTTTCTTACAGTGATAACGATACTTATGAAGATTATGAATATCCATCAATGGCTGAAGCTTTAAGGTTGACAAAAAACAATCCTTCAATAACAGGCCAAAGTCAAAATCGATTAATCTTTTTTATTGGCGACCCCGCCATGAAGTTGGCATTTCCTAAACCTAATGTTCAACTTACAAAAATCAATGATGTGCCTATTGGGCAATCAACCGACACTTTAAAAGCGTTGAGTTATGTGAAACTTGCAGGTGAGGTAACCGATTTATCAGGAAATTTACTTACTAATTATAACGGTACACTTTCGGTAACCATTTACGATAAAGATATCGATAGGCAAACATTGGCAAATGATGGCACGCGATTAAATGGCGAATTGGTAAAGTTGGATTTTAAAACCCTTGGCGAAATTATTTTCAGAGGGCAAGCATCGGTAAAAAATGGGTTGTTTGAATTCGATTTTGTGGTACCAAAAGATATTAGTATTCCTGTTGGTTTTGGGAAGGTGAGTTTTTATTCAAAAAATGATGCTCTGTTAGAAGATCAAGCAGGTGCAAGCGTCAACACCGTTAGAATTGGCGGATTAAACAATAATGCTGAAGAAGACAATATAGGACCTGTAATTGCTCTTTACATGAACGATGAAAATTTTGTGTCAGGAGGTATAACCAACGAATCGCCCACATTATTAGCAAAGTTAGAAGATGCAAACGGTATTAATACGGCAAGTGGTATTGGGCACGATATTGTAGCCATTATTGATGGCGATGAAACAAATCCCATAGTTTTAAATGATTATTACCAAACCGAAGTTGACGATTATCAAAAAGGCGTCGTTAGTTTTCCGTTTCGAGATTTAGAGCCAGGTCTTCACACATTAACACTTAAAGCTTGGGATGTGTATAATAATTCATCAATAGCTGAAATTCAATTTGTTGTATACGATAAAGACGAAGTTTTGAAAATAAATAACGTACTTAATTACCCAAACCCGTTTGTAAATTACACCGAATTTTGGTTTAATCACAATAGTTCAGCACCTTTAAACGTTTCTATACAGATATTCACTGTCTCAGGTAAGTTGGTAAGAACCTTAAACGGACAAACGTCTGGTGGAGCCATAACCAATAGCTCATTATCAAGAGATCTTGTTTGGGACGGTAGAGACGATTTTGGAGATAGAATTGGCAAAGGCGTTTATATTTATAAGCTAACGGTCCAGTCCGAACTCCTCAATAAAAAAGTAGAAAAAATAGAGAAACTTGTAATCCTCTAA
- a CDS encoding UDP-N-acetylmuramoyl-tripeptide--D-alanyl-D-alanine ligase has protein sequence MKIQQLHTLFLECYSACTDTRKIKENDMFFALKGDNFNGNTYTEQAIQSGAKYCIVDEAEFNTSSKTILVENVLETLQTLAAFHRTFLNIPIIALTGSNGKTTTKELINATLSQKYRTTATVGNLNNHIGVPLTLLSMTKSTEIGIVEMGANHLKEIEFLCNITKPDYGYITNFGKAHLEGFGSVEGVIKAKSELYNFLIENNKTIFVNGNDAIQLEKTKHSNAYIFGNNDGFDIQISFIEAQPNVCVSYNDLTIQSHLIGEYNFNNIAAAIAIANYFKVEDKAIKSAIENYMPNNNRSQVLLKASNKIILDAYNANPTSMQAALLNFEKLNDTSKIAILGDMFELGQDAAIEHQNIVELLETLNYDKTILIGENFYKTVTKSKKIIQFKSFEAFKSDFVITQIKNTALLIKGSRGMALERILDIL, from the coding sequence TTGAAAATTCAACAACTGCACACCTTATTCTTAGAATGTTATTCAGCATGCACAGATACTCGAAAAATCAAAGAAAATGACATGTTTTTCGCTCTTAAAGGCGACAACTTTAACGGTAACACCTATACTGAACAAGCCATACAAAGTGGCGCAAAATATTGTATAGTTGATGAAGCTGAGTTTAACACCTCATCTAAAACCATTTTAGTAGAGAATGTTCTTGAAACGCTTCAAACGCTGGCAGCATTTCATCGGACATTTTTAAACATTCCCATTATAGCACTTACGGGTAGCAATGGCAAAACAACCACCAAAGAACTCATAAACGCTACCCTATCCCAAAAATATAGAACTACCGCCACAGTTGGCAATTTAAACAACCATATAGGTGTGCCTTTAACGCTACTTTCAATGACTAAAAGCACTGAGATTGGCATTGTTGAAATGGGCGCTAATCATTTAAAAGAAATTGAGTTTTTATGCAACATTACAAAACCGGATTATGGCTATATTACCAATTTTGGAAAAGCACATTTAGAAGGATTTGGAAGTGTTGAAGGGGTTATTAAAGCAAAAAGCGAACTTTACAATTTTTTAATTGAAAACAATAAAACCATTTTTGTAAATGGAAACGATGCTATCCAATTAGAAAAAACCAAACATTCAAATGCATATATATTTGGAAACAATGACGGTTTTGATATTCAAATCAGCTTTATTGAAGCACAACCAAATGTATGCGTTAGCTATAATGATTTAACCATTCAAAGCCATTTAATTGGCGAATACAACTTCAATAACATCGCTGCAGCCATTGCCATTGCTAATTATTTTAAAGTTGAAGATAAAGCCATTAAATCAGCTATAGAAAACTACATGCCCAACAACAACCGCTCCCAAGTTTTATTAAAAGCATCAAATAAAATTATTTTGGATGCCTACAACGCCAATCCAACCAGTATGCAAGCTGCTTTATTAAATTTTGAAAAACTTAATGACACTTCAAAAATTGCCATTTTAGGCGATATGTTTGAATTGGGACAGGATGCAGCAATAGAACATCAAAACATTGTAGAACTGTTAGAAACCTTAAACTACGACAAGACGATTCTAATAGGGGAGAATTTTTATAAAACCGTAACCAAATCAAAAAAAATCATTCAATTTAAATCCTTCGAGGCATTTAAAAGTGATTTTGTTATAACCCAAATTAAAAACACAGCACTTTTAATAAAAGGGTCGCGAGGCATGGCTTTGGAAAGAATACTGGATATTTTATAA
- the gldJ gene encoding gliding motility lipoprotein GldJ: MDMKKVVAFKVLLVLALTIAATGCKKSSSSKNSSRATGWQINSREGGFQYNTDFKEQETSPGLVFVEGGTFTKGRVQDDVMHDWNNTPNQQHVQSFYMDETEVTNAMYMEYLDWIKRVYPPSDENFRAIYNGALPDTLVWRNRLGYNEVMTDNYLRHPGYGEYPVVGVSWIQAVEFANWRSDRVNEYNLEQAGYLKRDAKIVDVNAESTFNTDTYINAPSLTYGGNEEIINPERGNKRFVRTDADGNESNIYATRETGLITPKYRLPTETEWEYAALGLSEIRSYNLYRGRKKYPWDGQYTRNDSRKYRGDQLANFKQGKGDYGGIAGWSDDGADITNAVKSYEPNDFGLYDMAGNVAEWVADVYRPIIDDEFNDFNYYRGNVYTKNAINEDGTVKVVTVDDIVYDTLSNGKVVARNLPGEILQVPVDENETYLRTNFDKSNQINFRDGDKRSSRNFESFNEEDGNGDTKVSQTSKMYNSPKNIISRDSLGNIIREYDKSNTRTSLINDEVRVYKGGSWKDREYWLDPAQRRYFPQDMATDYIGFRCAMSRVGSKSKEKNKTKN, from the coding sequence ATGGATATGAAAAAAGTAGTAGCATTCAAGGTTTTATTAGTTTTAGCGTTAACTATAGCTGCAACTGGTTGTAAAAAATCTTCGAGTTCAAAGAATAGTTCTAGAGCTACCGGATGGCAAATAAACTCCAGAGAGGGCGGTTTTCAGTACAATACTGACTTCAAGGAACAAGAAACTTCTCCAGGATTGGTATTTGTTGAAGGTGGAACTTTCACAAAAGGTCGCGTTCAGGACGATGTGATGCACGATTGGAACAACACACCTAACCAACAACACGTTCAGTCATTTTACATGGACGAAACAGAGGTTACCAATGCTATGTACATGGAGTATTTAGATTGGATAAAACGTGTTTACCCACCATCTGATGAAAATTTTAGAGCTATTTATAACGGTGCATTGCCAGACACACTTGTTTGGAGAAACCGATTAGGTTACAATGAAGTTATGACAGATAACTATTTACGTCACCCAGGCTATGGAGAATATCCTGTAGTTGGTGTAAGCTGGATTCAAGCTGTCGAATTTGCTAATTGGAGATCAGACCGTGTTAACGAATATAATTTAGAACAAGCAGGCTACTTAAAACGTGATGCTAAAATAGTTGATGTTAATGCCGAATCTACATTCAACACAGACACCTATATAAACGCACCAAGTTTAACTTACGGTGGCAACGAAGAAATTATTAACCCTGAGCGAGGCAATAAAAGATTTGTTAGAACGGATGCAGATGGTAACGAAAGTAATATCTATGCAACCAGAGAAACGGGCTTAATTACACCTAAATACAGACTCCCAACCGAAACTGAGTGGGAATATGCCGCTTTAGGTCTAAGTGAAATTAGAAGTTACAATTTGTACCGTGGACGTAAAAAATACCCATGGGATGGACAATATACACGTAACGATTCTCGCAAATACCGAGGAGACCAATTAGCTAACTTTAAACAAGGTAAAGGTGATTACGGCGGTATTGCAGGATGGTCGGACGATGGTGCAGATATTACCAACGCTGTTAAGTCATACGAACCTAACGATTTTGGTTTATATGATATGGCTGGTAATGTTGCCGAATGGGTAGCCGATGTTTATAGACCAATTATAGATGATGAGTTTAATGATTTCAACTACTACAGAGGTAACGTTTACACAAAAAATGCCATTAATGAAGATGGTACCGTAAAAGTAGTAACTGTTGACGATATTGTTTATGATACTTTATCAAACGGTAAAGTAGTTGCTAGAAACTTACCAGGAGAAATATTACAAGTACCTGTTGATGAAAACGAAACTTATTTACGTACCAACTTTGATAAGAGTAACCAAATAAACTTTAGAGATGGTGACAAACGATCTTCACGTAATTTTGAAAGTTTCAATGAAGAAGATGGGAATGGAGATACTAAAGTTTCTCAAACCAGTAAAATGTACAACTCACCTAAAAATATTATTAGTAGAGATTCATTAGGAAATATCATTAGAGAATATGATAAATCCAACACTAGAACTTCTTTAATAAACGATGAAGTTCGAGTTTACAAAGGTGGCTCTTGGAAAGACAGAGAGTACTGGTTAGACCCTGCTCAAAGACGCTACTTCCCTCAAGATATGGCTACCGATTACATTGGATTTAGATGTGCCATGTCTCGTGTTGGTTCAAAATCCAAAGAAAAAAATAAAACAAAGAATTAA